From Drosophila nasuta strain 15112-1781.00 chromosome X, ASM2355853v1, whole genome shotgun sequence, one genomic window encodes:
- the LOC132797081 gene encoding putative cyclin-dependent serine/threonine-protein kinase DDB_G0272797/DDB_G0274007, translated as MGAPANSVWLPLMLMVMMISMATAQSNDTSANSNAMDDSISTTSIAPDLVVSGDLSKGARVEQLSSELEPNMVSDESAADANGGERNPNANPMSTPKSTEGQYDVIDVMAATSAGVGKPKSGQTTRIYTTGDVNDDFWLKHLGDDFKHAIHLQVGGTNDDYNRIINQTSSGGVHEEVHHEYLPGAERPPEVQQQQQHQQQQQQQQFAQPNLISQLSLDGEAMALKQNYLRQQEQLRYAQANGYATQHSSRYTHNNNNNRRMQSQQQHTHTYVTHQQQQQQPELHQHQHSHQQLHQHQHSHTRTRNKSRHSLRNRYKQQQQQPPPSSIINSSEDTLHAAQSQATPTSAASPNSSRGSSLRGDDAAHNDNPLPFKSPFNDYGSRPTRDLTYLLYKRGL; from the exons ATGGGCGCGCCTGCCAACAGCGTTTGGCTGCCGCTAATGCTcatggtgatgatgatcagCATGGCCACGGCTCAG AGCAATGATACGTCTGCAAATAGCAATGCAATGGATGACAGCATTTCCACCACCAGCATTGCCCCAGATCTGGTGGTTAGCGGTGATCTGAGTAAAGGCGCTCGTGTCGAGCAGCTGAGCTCCGAGCTGGAGCCCAACATGGTGAGCGACGAGAGTGCAGCCGATGCGAATGGTGGCGAGAGGAATCCAAATGCGAATCCGATGAGCACTCCCAAGAGCACCGAGGGTCAGTACGATGTGATCGATGTGATGGCCGCCACCAGTGCGGGCGTGGGCAAGCCCAAGAGTGGCCAGACCACACGCATCTATACCACGGGCGATGTCAACGATGATTTCTGGCTCAAGCATTTGGGCGATGACTTCAAGCATGCGATACATCTGCAGGTGGGCGGCACCAACGACGACTACAATCGCATCATCAATCAGACGAGCAGCGGCGGCGTGCACGAGGAAGTGCATCATGAGTACTTGCCGGGAGCAGAGCGGCCGCCAGaggtgcaacagcagcagcaacatcagcaacagcagcagcagcaacaatttgcaCAACCGAATTTGATCAGTCAGCTGAGTCTCGATGGCGAGGCGATGGCACTGAAGCAGAATTATTTGAGGCAACAGGAGCAGCTGCGTTATGCGCAGGCGAATGGTTACGCAACCCAACACAGCTCACgctacacacacaacaacaacaataacagacGCATGCAAAgtcagcagcaacacacacacacatacgttacacaccaacaacaacaacaacagccagagttacaccaacaccaacattCACACCAACAGttacaccaacaccaacactcacacacacgcacacgcaacAAATCGCGCCATTCACTGCGAAATCgttacaaacaacaacagcagcagccgccgccatCGAGCATCATCAACTCCAGCGAGGACACTTTGCATGCAGCTCAATCGCAGGCCACGCCCACCTCTGCCGCTTcacccaacagcagcagaggcagtTCGTTGCGAGGCGACGATGCCGCCCACAATGATAATCCACTGCCATTTAAGTCACCATTCAATGACTACGGCAGTCGGCCTACCCGCGATCTCACCTATTTGCTCTACAAGCGTGGTCtctga
- the LOC132797077 gene encoding uncharacterized protein LOC132797077, translating into MLTLQSITVALTLLMLAEIRTLAAPAPVQVIYTGDEGCACPTKLGYQLNVPNPPKPKKYEGGDYGYRVEKPVQTKAKISYSFDFTVEQPRTPVPPKNKPSKLYAKVDRVAVHKSDCRAAQKSSCSCSSCSADKPRYVTPQINSSTKASTNAIRRRRDLSSHGSLLRKRLMRQQQLQSRPARYVKYYHKDLDMSPEQQHKMRLFGLLPAAAPEIAAKRKTKKATVLSAKHSKRWPGFGTRRKRDIKGEYDLLEQERAKMDLTAPEIIQFMPETLNPNFKRGQCHTGGGCCGAITASAPPPPETTETEGRIRVSSTEQPNNEESEAEQAETDVEQPSLVNSIPAKRSALSYYPEHQIPSPLAGSYNEYKFVDDSQLRSLLSTTSVPDPLEQSSTPLQFAGDLEAIHRRGIGSGYPVEHVADTQLDSIISGIVYQHPDYANPQSHYGGSLVDPEPVQKKQTTDFLKKLIDGRLGGWGFDTSTEPESAVRADYSTTPSKTYGFNTHSHNGYNVESYNVPPITDYLRAWF; encoded by the exons atgctaaCATTACAATCGATCACAGTGGCATTGACGCTGCTGATGCTGGCCGAGATTAGAACGTTGGCCGCCCCAGCACCCGTTCAAGTGATCTACACCGGTGACGAGGGCTGCGCTTGCCCCACCAAACTGGGCTACCAGCTGAATGTGCCCAACCCGCCCAAGCCAAAGAAATACGAGGGCGGCGACTACGGTTATCGTGTGGAGAAACCCGTGCAGACCAAGGCCAAGATCAGCTACAGTTTCGATTTCACCGTGGAGCAACCGCGCACTCCGGTGCCACCCAAAAACAAGCCATCGAAGCTCTATGCCAAGGTGGATCGCGTTGCCGTTCATAAGTCGG ATTGTCGTGCTGCCCAGAAGtccagctgcagttgcagcagctgctccgcTGACAAGCCAAGGTACGTAACCCCGCAGATCAATTCGAGTACGAAAGCGAGTACGAATGCGATTCGTCGTCGTCGCGATCTTAGCTCACATGGTTCGTTGCTGCGCAAGCGTTTGAtgcgccagcagcagctgcaatcgCGTCCAGCTCGCTACGTCAAGTACTATCACAAGGACCTCGATATGTCCCCAGAGCAACAGCACAAGATGCGTCTCTTTGGCCTGCTGCCCGCTGCGGCGCCAGAGATCGCAGCCAAGCGTAAGACCAAGAAAGCCACCGTGTTGAGTGCCAAGCACAGCAAACGCTGGCCCGGCTTTGGGACGCGTCGCAAGCGCGACATCAAGGGTGAGTACGATCTGCTGGAGCAGGAGCGTGCCAAGATGGATCTGACGGCGCCCGAGATCATCCAATTCATGCCCGAAACGCTCAATCCGAACTTTAAGCGCGGTCAGTGCCATACCGGAGGCGGTTGTTGTGGTGCCATCACAGCCAGCGCACCGCCGCCCCCCGAGACCACCGAGACTGAAGGAAGAATACGAGTGAGCAGCACCGAACAACCAAACAACGAAGAGTCCGAGGCGGAGCAAGCCGAGACCGATGTGGAGCAACCATCGCTGGTCAACTCGATACCTGCGAAGCGTTCAGCACTCAGCTATTATCCGGAGCATCAGATACCATCGCCATTGGCCGGATCGTACAATGAGTACAAGTTCGTCGATGACTCGCAACTGCGCAGCTTGCTGTCGACCACCTCGGTGCCCGATCCGCTGGAGCAGAGCTCGACGCCGCTGCAATTTGCCGGCGATCTGGAAGCGATCCATCGCCGCGGCATTGGCAGCGGATATCCGGTGGAACATGTGGCAGACACTCAACTCGATAGCATCATCTCGGGCATTGTGTATCAGCACCCAGACTACGCTAATCCCCAGTCGCATTACGGTGGCTCGCTGGTGGATCCCGAGCCGGTGCAAAAGAAGCAGACAACCGATTTTCTCAAGAAACTGATCGATGGTCGTCTAGGTGGTTGGGGCTTTGATACGTCCACCGAACCGGAATCGGCTGTGCGAGCCGATTATTCAACGACGCCATCGAAGACCTACGGCTTCAATACTCACTCCCACAACGGGTATAATGTGGAATCGTATAATGTGCCGCCGATAACCGATTATCTGCGTGCCTGGTTCTAG